The Coffea arabica cultivar ET-39 chromosome 9e, Coffea Arabica ET-39 HiFi, whole genome shotgun sequence genome has a window encoding:
- the LOC113710005 gene encoding uncharacterized protein yields the protein MTVRKEAGKFLIPNPPKINLPLFTGENSGECIRKCNEYNLNYQIPEEQKVEVIEMYLEGRADKWFQGVKLEKPGITWRMFEELLYKIFDNRNGKDVVEEFNKLQQARNVEEYQERFEELKTLMMIKNPHLDEEYFISSFISGLKDEIKTMIRMLRPTTLSQTFEMATLQEDALRLQTRTSKDGWKTIPKNIFGISRNSSQQQIHSSYCKVPSTCTLKNTSFKGKPISSTDSEPKKISAQEVQYRRNNGLVSSVEKKEEESEFEDALGEQDESIGNPGQVMEMSLHALFVAMKRKTITLIGKLDCEETLILVDTRSSDSYISSEKVIAFDIPYRLVDPFSIIVGNGACVTSKAICPKVVWGINQYKFCYDLKVMDLSSWDIILGVDWMTHFSPITFDFHQLTISLHNQGEVVQGQTENCVLDLIRGGDLRNFIEYKKQMCLAMRIGQDNPSGEYVMPTEVQEIIEEFANVFETPTKLPPTREIDHEIPLKPGSQPFKMKTHRYPHS from the exons ATGACAGTAAGGAAGGAAGCAGGTAAGTTTCTGATACCAAATCCTCCAAAAATCAATCTGCCCTTGTTTACTGGGGAGAATTCTGGAGAATGCATCAGAAAATGCAATGAATACAACTTAAACTACCAAATTCCCGAAGAGCAAAAAGTGGAAGTCATAGAAATGTATTTGGAAGGGAGGGCGGACAAATGGTTTCAAGGAGTTAAACTGGAAAAACCAGGGATAACTTGGAGAATGTTCGAAGAGCTGCTATATAAGATATTTGATAATAGAAATGGCAAGGACGTGGTAGAAGAATTCAACAAACTGCAACAAGCTAGAAATGTGGAAGAGTACCAAGAGAGGTTTGAAGAGCTCAAAACCCTTATGATGATTAAGAATCCGCATCTAGATGAGGAGTATTTTATATCTAGCTTCATCAGTGGGCTCAAGGATGAAATCAAGACCATGATAAGGATGTTAAGACCTACAACTTTGTCTCAGACCTTTGAAATGGCTACGTTGCAAGAAGATGCATTGAGGCTTCAAACCAGAACCTCTAAAGATGGCTGGAAAACAATTCCTAAAAACATATTTGGAATCTCTAGGAATTCTTCCCAACAACAAATCCACAGCTCATACTGTAAAGTGCCTTCTACCTGTACATTGAAGAACACTTCATTCAAAGGCAAGCCAATTTCTTCTACAGATTCTGAACCCAAGAAGATCTCAGCTCAAGAGGTACAGTATAGAAGGAATAATGGACTTGTTTCAAGTGTGGAGAAAA aagaagaggaatctgaaTTTGAGGATGCCCTGGGGGAACAAGATGAATCCATAGGGAATCCAGGACAAGTCATGGAGATGTCTTTACATGCATTGTTTGTGGCCATGAAGAGGAAAACAATAACGCTAATAGGGAAGCTAGATTGTGAAGAGACGTTGATCTTGGTTGACACTAGGAGTTCAGATAGTTATATTAGCAGTGAAAAGGTAATTGCCTTTGACATTCCATATCGACTAGTTGATCCTTTCTCTATAATTGTTGGGAATGGAGCTTGTGTAACCAGTAAAGCCATATGCCCAAAAGTAGTGTGGGGAATTAACCAATACAAGTTCTGTTATGACCTCAAGGTGATGGATTTAAGTAGTTGGGATATAATATTAGGGGTGGACTGGATGACTCATTTTAGCCCAATTACTTTTGACTTCCATCAGCTGACTATCTCTTTGCACAATCAAGGGGAAGTGGTACAAGGACAAACAGAAAACTGTGTTTTAGATCTTATTAGGGGTGGTGATCTGAGAAATTTTATTGAATATAAGAAACAGATGTGCTTAGCTATGAGAATAGGGCAGGATAATCCATCAGGGGAGTATGTTATGCCTACTGAAGTTCAAGAAATCATTGAGGAATTTGCCAATGTCTTTGAGACCCCTACTAAGTTGCCCCCTACTAGAGAAATAGATCATGAAATTCCATTGAAACCTGGGTCTCAGCCCTTTAAAATGAAGACGCATAGATATCCTCACTCCTAG